The Pagrus major chromosome 17, Pma_NU_1.0 genome includes a region encoding these proteins:
- the arid1aa gene encoding AT-rich interactive domain-containing protein 1A isoform X1, translating to MAAQVASAATLNTSPPSELKKPDRDHKEESVPGEKQSDKKQPGLDSGSPGRGDLQDGADGGNAGGGGEPEMKNGNGNPPRANNNNQNDSVGPEGNNHPGLVHHHGPAFPPPSYGYSQHYGRAPFHQHGGQQSPGMAAAAGPVVQSSNMMDPYQPNSHDHGFSNHQFNNYNPFPNRTPYPGQAYAMNSPRSTQAPTAGGQPANVKQQPPAGGPTAMAGSYNNQRYNIGNPQPTSTPTLNKLLTSPSSTRAYPNYPSSDYSSQEGASKGPADMGSSGLYGGSTPGWQQRSHLSSPMSPGSAGQPLVRTQPPGPIDPMSKMRGQPYGAGSPYSQQSQQGPPTGPQQGPGYPGQGYGPPGPQRYPVGMQGRTPGGMGGMPYGPQMGSYGQQGPAGYGSQGQAPYYAQPGQAPHPGQQQTPYSQPPQGQPGGQTPYPGQPHPPPTSATHTQGGPPYQQPHMPPQSQGPLPGPPQGPPQSQPPYSQASAPQSGQSLYAQQQGPPSQAPQQPSSQDTPGSQGQSSYPGSTPGPQQPPSQQQQAQSQPPQQPPGHSQHPQGQPAAYPANPQQQQQQQAQQSPYQRFPPPPQQEVSQDSFQSNAPPSTQTKSGPEDSQGRPSSLPDLSGSIDDLPTGAEGALSPGVSTSGVSSSQGEQSNQAQSPFSPHTSPHLPGIRGPSPSPAGSPASASTPRTGPLSPANIPGTQMPPRPSSVQSDGSLHPAMSQSPMAQDRGFMQRNPQMPPYGSPQSASALSPRQSSGGQMHPGMGPYQQNNSMGGYGQQGGQYGPQGYPRQPGYGNMPNATYPGPGMGPINPMAGQGGGPPYSGMPPGRMPPNQMGPRPYGPNMAPNMAPNMGPNIPPNMGNMPPQVGSGMCPPPSMNRKPQDPAAMQHPATNSMHNRMPGYPNMSPGMMGSGPPYGPPMNNMPGMMNTQGGSPYPMGPNMANNSSGMAPSPELNNKMNNKVDGSVTPKPEPKTKKSNSSTTTNEKITRLYELGPEPDRKMWVDRYLAFIEEKAMTMTNLPAVGRKPLDLFRLYMSVKEIGGMAQVSKNKKWRDLAASLNVGTSSSAASSLKKQYIQCLYAFECKIERGEDPPPEIFTDNKKNQAAKVQPPSPASLCSTAGSGSLQGPQTPQSTSSSMAEGGDLKPPTPASTPHTQMPPMPPGSRSSVNLQDPFSEGNDPAFPRKNLTPNSAYQPSMNTPDMQGRMGTYEPNKDPFGNMRKVGEQFLPANQGPNSGVGDQQQQQQPPQQQQQQQQPPFNRGPPGAMGTMPMGPRQQYPYGPGYDRRSEQGMGPEGNMGAGAPQPNPMMPANADTGMYSPNRFPPQQPRLDSYGNQYPGQGTPPTGSYPNQQPGMYPQQQQQSYKRPVEGGYPPSKRHETEYSGPFHGGQQPPQQQQQQGGASAPSSGQQETYNQYSGSGPFPGSDRRPPGPGNQYPFPFGRERLQGATGPNAQPNMPPQMMQSGPEGPQGGMWQGPRDMNYQNYPNRQGGPGGPPQGPGYPGMNRSEEMMSSEQRMNHDGQWGGQMGPRQPPYGPAGPGQPMPRSVQSNYQPPQGVQNHIPQVSSPASMPRPMESRTSPSKSPYMHGVMKMQKAGPPVPASHIVPPPVQSPLIRRDMPFPPGSIEASHPVLKPRRRLTVKDIGTPEAWRVMMSLKSGLLGESTWALDTINILLYDDSTISTFDLNTLPGLLELVVEYFRRCLIEIFGILREYEVGDPGQRTLLDPDALKRDWDRTEEEEPRAEDMEQEEEDDEEEEEQETEGPAHVKEEEEQKQCSESRGRDEKTQDEERKSKGSSSEQTGSLQSSAAHERPKQASKFDKFPVKVVRKKDPFVAGQSSNHGKLQEFDSGLVHWSAGGGDSTEHIQTHFEPRKDFLEPRERIPVPPILLRRRVPEEEMPENCLPTEEDKRKHQDEEEQPKETSSLEKTAVSENASSEEEKKTDSETKTVEKAVKSHQENNKSILSSISGLTQKSQQSGTILEDEPHSKDEGPLIALANWQDSLARRCICISNIVRSLSFVPGNDHEMSKHPGLLLLLGRLILLHHRHPERKQAPLTYEKDEDSDEGVGQRDEWWWDCLGLLRENTLVTLANISGQLDLSVYPESICLPLLDGLLHWAVCPSAEAQDPFPTLGPHSALSPQRLVLETLSKLSIQDNNVDLILATPPFSRLEKLYGNLVRLIGDRKIAVCREMAVVLLANLAQGDTMAARAIAVQKGSVGNLLGFLEDSLAATQLQQSQSSLLHLQGMHFEPTSPDMMRRAARALHALAKVEENHSEFTLHESRLLDLSVSPLMNSLVSHVICDVLFLIGQS from the exons ATGGCCGCTCAGGTCGCCAGCGCCGCCACTCTTAACACTAGTCCGCCTTCCGAACTCAAAAAGCCGGATCGAGACCACAAGGAGGAGTCGGTACCGGGGGAGAAGCAATCAGACAAAAAGCAGCCGGGCTTGGACAGCGGATCGCCGGGCCGGGGGGATCTGCAGGACGGGGCCGACGGTGGAAatgcagggggaggaggggaacCTGAGATGAAGAACGGGAATGGGAACCCGCCCAGGGCTAACAATAATAACCAGAATGACTCTGTCGGACCGGAGGGAAATAACCATCCCGGTTTGGTGCATCATCACGGCCCCGCTTTTCCTCCACCTTCGTACGGATACAGTCAGCACTACGGTCGGGCCCCTTTTCATCAACATGGCGGACAACAAAGCCCTGGCATGGCAGCTGCTGCGGGTCCGGTCGTGCAGTCGAGCAACATGATGGACCCGTATCAACCTAATTCACACGACCATGGCTTTTCAAACCACCAGTTTAACAATTACAACCCGTTCCCGAACAGGACTCCCTACCCCGGCCAGGCGTACGCCATGAACTCCCCTCGCAGTACCCAGGCGCCGACAGCTGGGGGGCAGCCAGCTAACGTTAAGCAGCAGCCACCAGCGGGAGGACCCACGGCGATGGCTGGATCTTACAATAACCAGAGATATAACATTGGAAACCCCCAGCCTACATCCACACCGACACTCAACAAGCTCCTCACGTCTCCCAGCTCAACGCGGGCATACCCAAACTACCCGTCTAGCGACTACAGTAGCCAAGAAGGCGCTAGTAAGGGACCAGCAGACATGGGCAGTAGCGGTCTGTATGGAGGGAGCACTCCGGGTTGGCAACAAAGAAGCCATCTCTCGTCACCTATGAGCCCGGGAAGTGCCGGGCAGCCGCTAGTTAGAACCCAG CCACCTGGTCCCATAGACCCAATGAGCAAAATGAGAGGTCAACCATACGGAGCAGGCAGTCCATACAGTCAACAGTCGCAGCAGGGGCCTCCCACAGGCCCACAACAGGGGCCTGGTTACCCTGGCCAGGGTTATGGTCCTCCAGGTCCGCAGAGATATCCTGTTGGAATGCAAGGACGTACACCTGGAGGCATGGGTGGCATGCCTTATGGTCCACAG ATGGGATCATACGGACAGCAGGGACCAGCAGGCTATGGCTCCCAGGGCCAGGCACCGTATTACGCCCAGCCTGGCCAGGCTCCTCACCCGGGCCAGCAGCAAACCCCCTACTCCCAGCCCCCACAAGGACAACCAGGTGGCCAGACTCCTTACCCAGGGCAACCCCACCCTCCGCCGACTTCTGCGACACACACCCAGGGAGGACCACCCTATCAGCAGCCCCACATGCCCCCACAGTCCCAGGGGCCACTGCCAGGTCCACCCCAAGGGCCCCCACAGTCTCAGCCACCTTATTCCCAAGCCTCAGCCCCACAGTCTGGCCAGTCTCTGTACGCCCAGCAGCAGGGTCCTCCCAGCCAGGCCCCGCAGCAGCCAAGTTCCCAGGATACCCCTGGATCACAGGGCCAGTCCAGCTACCCGGGATCCACACCAGGGCCTCAGCAGCCACCCTCGCAGCAACAGCAGGCACAGTCTCAGCCTCCACAACAGCCACCGGGACACAGCCAACACCCACAGGGCCAGCCTGCAGCGTACCCGGCGAaccctcagcagcagcagcagcagcaagcacAACAGTCACCTTATCAGCGCTTCCCTCCTCCACCACAGCAG GAGGTGTCCCAGGACTCATTTCAGTCCAATGCCCCTCCATCCACTCAGACTAAATCTGGCCCAGAGGACAGTCAAGGCCGCCCCTCCAGCCTTCCG GACCTGTCCGGGTCTATTGACGACCTGCCCACAGGTGCAGAGGGTGCCCTCAGTCCCGGTGTGAGCACATCAGGTGTGTCGAGCAGCCAGGGTGAACAGAGTAACCAGGCTCAGTCGCCCTTCTCTCCTCACACGTCTCCCCACCTGCCAGGCATCCGAGGGCCTTCACCTTCCCCAGCTGGCTCCCCTGCCAGCGCCAGCACGCCCCGCACAGGACCGCTGTCACCCGCCAACATCCCAG GGACCCAGATGCCTCCCAGACCCTCAAGTGTGCAGTCAGATGGGAGTCTGCACCCTGCTATGAGCCAGTCTCCTATGGCCCAGGACAGAG GGTTTATGCAGAGAAACCCTCAGATGCCCCCTTATGGCTCCCCCCAGTCAGCTTCTGCACTGTCACCACGTCAGTCCTCAGGGGGACAGATGCATCCTGGGATGGGCCCATATCAGCAGAACAACTCCATGGGTGGCTATGGACAGCAGGGTGGACAATACGGCCCCCAAG GTTATCCCCGGCAACCTGGCTATGGCAACATGCCCAACGCAACCTACCCCGGGCCGGGCATGGGCCCAATAAACCCCATGGCAGGACAGGGTGGGGGACCACCATATAGTGGAATGCCTCCTGGAAGGATGCCTCCTAATCAAATGGGGCCACGTCCCTATGGCCCAAATATGGCTCCAAATATGGCCCCGAACATGGGTCCAAACATCCCTCCTAACATGGGCAACATGCCACCCCAGGTAGGCTCAGGAATGTGTCCTCCTCCAAGCATGAACAGAAAGCCCCAGGACCCTGCAGCCATGCAGCACCCCGCCACCAACTCCATGCACAACAG GATGCCTGGCTACCCCAACATGTCTCCAGGCATGATGGGCTCTGGCCCACCCTATGGCCCTCCCATGAACAACATGCCTGGAATGATGAACACACAAGGTGGATCGCCTTATCCAATGGGGCCAAACATGGCCAATAACTCAAGTG GTATGGCCCCCAGCCCAGAGTtgaacaataaaatgaataacaaaGTAGATGGGAGTGTAACGCCCAAGCCAGAGCCCAAAACTAAG AAGTCCAACTCTTCCACCACCACCAATGAAAAGATAACAAGGCTGTACGAGTTAGGACCCGAGCCAGACAGGAAGATGTGGGTGGACCGTTATTTGGCCTTCATTGAAGAGAAAGCCATGACAATGACCAACCTGCCTGCTGTAGGACGCAAACCCCTCGACCTCTTCCGGCTGTATATGTCAGTTAAAGAGATTGGAGGAATGGCACAG GTGAGTAAGAATAAGAAATGGCGTGATCTGGCTGCTTCCCTGAATGTGGGTACATCCAGCAGTGCTGCCAGTTCTTTGAAGAAACAGTACATCCAGTGTCTTTACGCCTTTGAGTGCAAAATTGAGCGCGGTGAGGACCCTCCTCCTGAAATCTTTACAGACAACAAGAAGAACCAAGCTGCTAAGGTCCAGCCCCCCTCTCCAG CGTCCCTGTGCTCCACAGCTGGGTCAGGCTCCCTGCAGGGTCCTCAGACTCCCCAGTCCACCAGCAGCTCCATGGCTGAGGGGGGGGACCTAAAACCTCCCACCCCAGCCTCCACTCCTCATACCCAGATGCCCCCCATGCCACCCGGCTCCAG GAGCAGCGTTAACCTGCAGGACCCCTTCTCTGAAGGTAATGACCCTGCTTTCCCCAGGAAGAACCTGACGCCCAACTCCGCCTATCAGCCCAGCATGAACACACCAGACATGCAAGGACGCATGGGCACCTATGAACCCAACAAGGACCCCTTTGGTAACATGCGGAAAG TTGGGGAGCAGTTTCTGCCTGCTAATCAGGGTCCTAACAGCGGGGTGGGtgaccaacagcagcagcagcagccgccacaacagcagcagcaacagcagcagcctccaTTCAACAGGGGACCACCCGGGGCTATGGGCACGATGCCAATGGGGCCCAGACAGCAGTATCCTTATGGACCAGGCTACGACAGGAG ATCTGAGCAGGGAATGGGCCCAGAGGGCAACATGGGAGCCGGTGCTCCTCAGCCAAACCCTATGATGCCTGCCAATGCCGACACGGGGATGTATTCGCCAAATCGCTTCCCACCACAGCAGCCACG GCTTGATTCCTATGGTAATCAGTATCCTGGACAGGGAACGCCCCCTACTGGCTCCTACCCAAATCAGCAGCCTGGAATGtacccacaacaacaacaacag AGTTACAAGCGTCCTGTGGAAGGGGGCTACCCTCCATCAAAACGTCATGAGACAGAGTACAGTGGACCCTTCCATGGTGGACAACAGCCaccgcagcagcagcaacagcaaggAGGTGCCTCTGCACCCTCTTCAGGACAGCAGGAGACGTACAATCAGTACAGTGGCAGCGGGCCCTTCCCCGGCTCTGATCGCCGTCCACCTGGCCCAGGCAATCAGTACCCCTTCCCCTTTGGTCGTGAACGATTGCAGGGAGCGACAGGGCCCAATGCTCAGCCCAACATGCCCCCTCAGATGATGCAGTCAGGCCCAGAGGGTCCTCAGGGAGGAATGTGGCAGGGGCCAAGAGATATGAACTATCAGAACTACCCCAACCGGCAGGGTGGCCCTGGAGGCCCACCCCAGGGACCCGGCTACCCTGGCATGAACCGCTCAGAggagatgatgtcatcagaaCAGCGCATGAATCATGATGGCCAGTGGGGGGGTCAGATGGGCCCGCGGCAGCCTCCCTATGGTCCTGCAGGACCTGGCCAACCTATGCCTCGATCAGTACAGTCCAACTACCAGCCCCCTCAGGGTGTGCAGAACCACATTCCACAGGTGTCCAGCCCGGCCTCCATGCCTCGCCCCATGGAGAGCAGGACATCACCTAGTAAATCCCCCTATATGCACGGAGTCATGAAGATGCAGAAGGCTGGCCCTCCGGTCCCTGCATCTCACATAGTGCCCCCTCCGGTGCAGTCGCCTCTCATAAGGCGAGACATGCCTTTTCCCCCAGGCTCTATAGAAGCTTCCCATCCTGTCCTGAAACCACGTCGGAGACTCACCGTGAAAGATATCG GAACTCCAGAGGCCTGGAGAGTCATGATGTCATTAAAGTCTGGTCTCTTGGGTGAGAGTACGTGGGCCTTAGATACCATCAACATTCTCCTGTATGATGACAGCACTATTTCCACCTTCGATCTCAACACG TTGCCTGGCCTATTGGAGTTGGTGGTTGAGTATTTCAGACGCTGCCTCATTGAAATCTTTGGCATTCTGCGGGAATATGAGGTGGGAGACCCCGGCCAGAGGACACTACTTGATCCTGATGCCTTGAAACGAGACTGggacagaacagaagaagaggaaccGCGGGCTGAGGACATggaacaagaggaggaggatgacgaagaagaggaggaacaaGAAACGGAGGGGCCAGCTCatgtgaaagaggaggaggagcaaaaGCAGTGCTCTGAGTCTCGGGGGCGAGATGAGAAAAcgcaggatgaggagaggaagagcaaggGTTCTTCTTCTGAACAGACAGGCTCTTTGCAATCCTCAGCTGCCCATGAGAGACCCAAACAGGCCAGCAAGTTTGACAAGTTCCCCGTAAAGGTGGTACGAAAGAAAGACCCATTTGTGGCTGGCCAGTCAAGTAATCATGGCAAACTACAAGAGTTTGACAGTGGGTTGGTTCATTGGAGTGCTGGAGGGGGAGACTCAACAGAACACATCCAGACTCACTTTGAACCACGCAAAGACTTCTTGGAACCACGAGAACGAATACCTGTGCCCCCGATTTTGCTAAGGCGACGAGTCCCAGAAGAAGAGATGCCGGAAAACTGTTTGCCAACTGAGGAAGACAAAAGGAAGCATCAGGATGAAGAGGAACAGCCCAAAGAGACATCTTCCTTAGAGAAAACAGCAGTCTCAGAGAATGccagcagtgaggaggagaagaaaactGATTCTGAGACAAAGACAGTTGAGAAAGCTGTAAAAAGTCACCAGGAGAATAATAAAAGCATTCTTTCCTCTATCAGTGGTTTAACCCAGAAGTCGCAGCAGTCTGGCACCATACTGGAGGATGAGCCTCACAGTAAAGATGAGGGGCCGCTCATCGCACTGGCCAACTGGCAGGATTCTTTAGCCCGCCGCTGCATTTGTATCTCCAATATTGTCCGCAGCTTGTCCTTTGTGCCAGGCAATGACCACGAGATGTCCAAACATCCAGGGCTGCTACTGCTACTGGGACGCCTGATCCTGCTCCACCACAGGCACCCTGAGCGCAAGCAGGCTCCGCTCACCTACGAGAAAGATGAGGATTCAGACGAGGGAGTGGGCCAAAGGGACGAGTGGTGGTGGGACTGCTTAGGGCTCCTGAGGGAGAACACGCTGGTCACTTTGGCGAACATCTCAGGCCAACTCGACCTTTCCGTCTACCCTGAGAGCATCTGCTTGCCTCTGTTGGACGGTCTCCTCCACTGGGCTGTCTGCCCTTCAGCAGAGGCCCAGGACCCCTTCCCCACCCTGGGCCCCCACAGTGCTTTGTCACCTCAGAGACTGGTCCTGGAGACGCTAAGCAAATTAAGCATCCAAGACAACAATGTGGACCTCATCTTGGCCACTCCACCATTCAGTCGGTTGGAGAAACTATACGGGAACCTGGTGCGGCTAATTGGAGACAGGAAGATCGCAGTCTGCAGGGAGATGGCCGTGGTCCTACTGGCCAACTTGGCCCAGGGCGATACTATGGCAGCCCGAGCAATCGCTGTTCAGAAAGGCAGTGTGGGCAACTTGCTAGGCTTCCTGGAGGATAGTCTGGCTGCCACACAGCTTCAGCAGAGCCAGAGCTCTCTACTACACCTACAGGGGATGCACTTCGAGCCCACAAGCCCGGACATGATGCGGCGAGCTGCCCGGGCTCTGCACGCCTTAGCCAAGGTGGAGGAGAACCACTCAGAGTTCACACTACACGAGTCCCGACTCCTCGACCTTTCAGTGTCTCCCCTAATGAACTCGCTGGTTTCTCATGTTATCTGTGATGTACTCTTTTTGATTGGCCAGTCATGA